CGGCACCACGATCACGTTCTACCCCTCGCCCACGATCTTCGAGACGACCACGTTCAGCCTCGAGACCATCACCACCCGCATCCGCGAGTACGCCTTCCTCAACAAGGGCCTCGAGATCGTCGTACGCGACGAGCGGGTCGGCTCCGACGCCGTCGCCGACGCGGCCGGCGACGACCTGTCGACCGACGGCTCCGACGCCGAGGCGGCTGACCAGCCCGACGCGCTGGGCACCGCTGCGACCGGTGGCACCGAGCAGATCTTCAAGTACGACCGGGGTCTCGTCGACTACGTCGAGCACCTCAACCGCTCCAAGATCCCCGCCAACCCGAGCGTCATCAGCTTCGAGGCCGAGACCCCCGAGTCGGCCGAGAACCACATGAGCCTCGAGATCGCGATGCAGTGGAACACGACCTACTCCGAGTCGGTCCACACGTTCGCCAACACCATCAACACCCACGAGGGCGGCACCCACGAGGAGGGCTTCCGGGCGGCGCTGACGACGCTGATCAACAACGCCGGGTCCGAGTGGGGCCTGATGAAGAAGCCCGAGGACCGTGTCTCGGGTGACGACATCCGCGAGGGCCTGACCGCGATCATCTCCATCAAGCTCGGCGAGCCGCAGTTCGAGGGTCAGACCAAGACCAAGCTCGGCAACACCGAGGCCAAGGGCTTCACCCAGCGCATCGTCAACGACCAGCTGAAGATGTGGCTCGAGCAGAACCCCGCCGAGGGCAAGGACATCGTCCGCAAGGCCCAGGCCGCGGCCCAGGCCCGGCAGGCCGCCAAGAAGGCGCGCGAGCTGGCGCGCTCGCGCAAGGGCCTGCTCGGCGGCGGCGGCCTCCCCGGCAAGCTGTCCGACTGCCAGTCCAACCGCCCCGAGGAGTGCGAGGTCTTCATCGTCGAGGGCGACTCGGCCGGCGGCTCGGCCCGTCAGGGGCGTGACCCGCGCATCCAGGCGATCCTCCCGATCCGCGGCAAGATCCTCAACGTCGAGAAGGCCCGCATCGACAAGGTCCTCGGCAACACCGAGGTGCAGTCGATCATCTCCGCGCTGGGCACGGGCATCCAGGAGGAGTACAACGTCGACAAGCTGCGCTACCACAAGGTGGTGCTGATGGCCGACGCCGACGTCGACGGCCACCACATCAACACCCTGCTGCTGACGCTGCTGTTCCGGTTCATGCGCCCGTTGATCGAGGGCGGCTACGTCTACATGGCCCAGCCGCCGCTCTACCGGATCCGGTGGACCGGTCCGCCGTCCGACCACGAGTTCGTCTACTCCGACGCCGAGCGCGACACGATGATGGCCCACGGCCTCGAGAACGGTCGCAAGCTCCCCAAGGAGAACCCGGTCCAGCGCTACAAGGGCCTCGGCGAGATGAACGCCAAGGAGCTGTGGGAGACCACGATGGACCCCGAGCAGCGCCTGATGCTCCAGGTCACCCTCGACGACGCGGCCCACGCCGACGAGATCTTCTCGATCCTGATGGGCGAGGACGTCGAGCAGCGTCGTTCCTTCATCCAGCGCAATGCCAAGGACGTCAGGTTCCTCGATATCTAGTACGCCGAGCGCCCGGGGTCTCGACAGGCTCGACCACCGGGACGCTCGCTGATCGAGCTTGTCGAGATCCTCTGAACGAAACGAGTGGACATGACCGAGACACCCACCACCCCGCCGGGCGGCCGCATCGAGCCGGTCGAGCTGCAGACCTCGATGCAGCGCGCCTACATCGACTACGCGATGGCGGTCATCGTCGGGCGCGCGCTGCCCGACGTACGCGACGGGCTCAAGCCGGTGCACCGCCGCGTGCTCTACGCCATGTACGACGGCGGCTACCGTCCCGACCGCGGCTACTCCAAGTGCTCGCGCGTCGTCGGTGACGTCATGGGTCAGTACCACCCGCACGGCGACACCGCGATCTACGACACCCTCGTGCGGCTCGCCCAGCCCTGGGTGATGCGCGCCCCGCTCGTGCACGGCCAGGGCAACTTCGGCTCGCCGGGCAACGACTCCGCGGCCGCGATGCGTTACACCGAGTGCCGGATGGCCCCGCTCGCGCTCGAGATGGTGCGCGACATCAACGAGGACACCGTCGACTTCCAGCCCAACTACGACGGTCGCTCGCAAGAGCCCGTCGTGCTGCCGGCGCGGTTCCCCAACCTGCTGGTCAACGGCTCCGCCGGCATCGCCGTCGGCATGGCCACCAGCATCCCCCCGCACAACCTGCGCGAGGTCGCCGACGGCGCCCGGTGGGCCCTGGAGCACCCCGACGCCTCCCGCGAGGAGCTGCAGGACGCGCTGATCGAGCGCATCAAGGGCCCCGACTTCCCCAACGGTGCGCTGATCGTGGGCCGTCAGGGCATCGAGCAGGCCTACCGCACGGGTCGCGGGTCGGTGACCCAGCGCGCCGTCATCGAGGTCGACGAGGACGCCAAGGGCCGCACCTGCCTGGTGATCACCGAGCTGCCCTACATGGTCAACCCCGACAACCTCGCGGTGAAGATCGCCGACCTGGCCGACACCGGCAAGGTCCAGGGCATCGCCGACGTGCGCGACGACACCTCCGACCGCACCGGCCAGCGCCTCGTCGTCGTCCTCAAGCGCGACGGCGTCGCCCGGGTCGTGCTCAACAACCTGCTCAAGCACACCGAGCTGCAGACCAACTTCAGTGCCAACATGCTGGCCCTGGTCGACGGCGTGCCCCGCACGCTGTCGATCGACCAGTTCATCAGCAACTGGGTGGCCCACCAGATCGAGGTCATCCAGCGGCGCACGCGCTACCGCCTGCGCGAGGCCGAGGAGCGGGCCCACATCCTGCGCGGGCTGGTCAAGGCCCTCGATGCCCTCGACGAGGTCATCGCCCTGATCCGGCGCTCGCCCGAGGTCGACGACGCCCGCCAGGGCCTGATCGCCCTGCTCGACATCGACGAGCTGCAGGCCAACGCGATCCTCGACATGCAGCTGCGCCGCCTGGCGGCCCTCGAGCGCCAGAAGATCATCGACCAGCTCGCCGAGATCGAGGTGCTGATCGCCGACCTCGAGGACATCCTGGCCAACGAGGCCCGCCAGCGGCAGATCATCTCCGACGAGCTCACCGAGGTCGTCGACAAGTACGGCGACGAGCGGCGTACGCAGATCATCGCCGCCGACGGCGACCTGTCGATGGAGGACCTGATCCCCGACGAGGAGCTCGTCGTCTCCATCACCCGCGGCGGCTACGCCAAGCGGACCCTGCGCCACCAGTACCGCACCCAGAAGCGCGGCGGCAAGGGCGTGCGCGGCGCGACCCTGCGTGGCGACGACGTGGTCGAGCACTTCATCGCCACGACCAACCACCACTGGCTGCTCTTCTTCACCACGGCCGGTCGCGTCTACCGCACCAAGGCCTACAACCTCCCGGAGGCGTCGCGCGACGCCAAGGGCGGCCACGTCGCCGGGTTGCTCAGCTTCCAGCCCGACGAGTCGATCGCCCAGGTGCTGGCCATCCGCGACTACGACCAGATGCCCTACCTGGTGCTGGCCACCCGCGCCGGTCTGGTCAAGAAGACCCGACTGGGCGACTACAACTCCCCGCGCCAGGCCGGCGTCATCGCGATCAACTTCCGCCAGGACGACGACGAGCTGATCGGTGCCGAGCTGGTGGGTCCCGACGACGAGATCCTGCTGGTGTCGCGCCGCGGTCAGGCCGTGCGGTTCAAGGCCGACGACGGTCAGCTGCGCCCGATGGGTCGGGCCACGTCCGGCGTCACCGGCATGGCCACCGGCGAGGACGACTCGGTGCTCTCGATGTCGGTCATCCGTGCCGACCAGGCCGCCGTCGAGGACGCCGAGGAGAGCGCGGAGGTCAAGATCCAGTACGTCTTCACCATGACCGACGGCGGCTACGCCAAGCGCTCGCGCATCAACGAGTACCGCCTCACCAACCGCGGCACCAAGGGCGTGCGCGCGATGGGCCTGACCAACGCCGACCGCGGTGGACTGGTCGGTGCGTTCATCGTCGAGGACGGCGACGAGGTCATGTCGATCACCGCCACCGGTCAGGTGGTCCGCAGCCCCATCAACGCCGACTTCCGACCGCTGGGCCGCTCGGCCCAGGGCGTCAAGTTCGTCACGCCCAAGAAGGGCGACACGGTCAACGTCGTGGCCCGCTCGGTGGAGGCCAAGGTCGCCGAGGAGGAGGGCATCGCCGAGGAGCCCGAGCCCGGTGCCGAGGAGCGTGTCGACGGCCTCGAGGTTTCGGCGGATGTGGTAGCGGATGACACAATCGCCGACGAGATGTCCGCGACGGACGCCCCCGACCCCGGTGAGGATGAAGCCTGATGAGCGATCGGCCAGCACCACCGGCACAGCCGCCGGCTCCGCCGCGCACCCCTCCCCCGTCGGGACCGCCGGCCGGCTCCGGTGCGATGCCCGGTCCGAGTGACACCGCCGTACGGGCCGGCCTCGCCGAGCGCATCCAGGCCAAGCTCTCCTCGGCGACCCAGTCCGGCGAGGGCAAGGGCCGCGCCAAGGGCGCCGAGTCCCGTGGCCCGGCCACCGCGGCATCGACCAAGCGCTCGCGCTCCCGCGGCCCGCGTCGCGCCCGGCTGCGGCTGACCCGGGTCGACCCGTGGTCGGTGATGAAGACGGCGTTCCTGCTCTCGATCGCCTTCGGCATCGTCACCGTCGTCGCCGTCGCGATGATCTGGGAGGTCATCGGCGCGGCCGGTGTCTGGACCTCGATCAACGACACGGTCAAGGAGGTCATCGACGAGCCCGGCACCGCCGACTTCAACATCGAGGACTACGTCGGCACCCAGCGCGTCCTGGGGTTCACCATGCTGGTCGCCGCGGTCGACGTCATCCTGATCACCGCCATCGCCACCCTGGCGGCGTTCCTCTACAACATGTCCGCCGCGCTGCTCGGCGGCATCGAGGTCACCCTCGCCGAGGACAACTGATCGCCCCTACCGATTGGGAGCCCGCTCCCACGGTGGGATAAAGTCATGCCGCCCCGCACGGGGCGGTGCGGGCCTATAGCTCAGACGGTTAGAGCGCTTCCCTGATAAGGAAGAGGTCACAGGTTCAAGTCCTGTTAGGCCCACTCACGTACGACGCCCGGAGGCGACCACATGAAGAAGATCCTGCTGATCGCCCTGGCTGCTGCCGGCGCGGTCGTCGCCCGCAAGAAGATCACCGAGGGCCGCACCGAGCAGGCCCTGTGGGCCGAGGCGACCGACGCGGTCACCAAGTCCCGCTGACGCTCGCTTCCCTGACGTCCACGTTCCAGGGGCCTTGGCGCAATTGGTAGCGCACCTGCTTTGCAAGCAGGGGGTTAGGGGTTCGAGTCCCCTAGGCTCCACCAGCTCGTCACCCGCTCCTCGCGTCACCTCGCCGCACCGTGTGAGGATGACCCGGTGAGGGTCCGGTCCGTGCTCGTGCCGCTTCTCGTGGTGGCCGCCCTGACCGCCGGCTGCGCCGACGAGTCCGAGCCCGTGGTCGTCCGGCCGAGCGAGGTGGCCGCCGCCACGCCGTCGTACGACGCCCGGCTCGAGCCGGCTGCGGCGGTGATGGCCGTCGTACCGGCCGATGCGACGGTGCTCGAGGTCACCGACTTCGACGAGATCCGCCTCGCCCTGGGCTACGGCAGCCTCAACGGCCGGTCCGAGCCCGCCGTGCTCCGCCGGTTCTGGGCCCAGGCCGAGCGGGAGGCACCCCTGCTCAGCGACGGGATCCTGCGGGCCGGGGGCACCGACCTCGGCGGACCCGGGTTCACCCAGGACGACGTGTCGTGGGAGGCACACTTCACCGGTCCCTCGGGCGCGGGCTACGTCGTGAAGTTCCGTGACGGCCTCGACATGAGCGCCGTACGGCGCGCGACCAAGGCGTCCGGCAGCCCGCTGCGCGGCGCGACCGTGCTGTCCGAGGACCACCTCGCCGCCGTGGGCGCGACCCGTGATCCGGCACAGAGCTGGGCGGCGGAGCCGGAGCTGAGCGTTCTCGTGGGTGGGAAGGCGGGCGCGACCTACGTGTCGCGCGACTGCCTGACCGCGGACGAGGCGTTCGACGGCCGGGGCCCGGCCGCGGCCGAGCTGGCGTCCCTCGACGAGCTCGGAGCGTTCTCGGTGGGCTTCGGCGGCACGCTGATCACCGCTCGCCTCGGCGCCGGCCGGCCCGACGTGTTCGACCGGGCCCGGTTGGCCGGCACCATGGAGAGGACCGAGCCCGGGTTCGAGAAGGGCTACCGCACGCCCGTGGTGGGCGACCCCTCCAGCGGGCGGATCGGCTTCGGTCTGGGCGATGCCCCGGTGGCCGCGCGGCTGGCCCACGAGCGGCGGCTGCCGTTCGCGGTCTGCAGCCCCTGAGGCCTGCCCGCGCTACGCGTCGGTGAAGGCGGCGAGCTCGACCGGGTCGTGGGCGCTGAAGATGCGCAGCCCCGGGTGGTCGGCCTGCACCAGCTCGCGCAGTCGCGCCTGGTTGGCCCGGCGTACGACGTCGTCCTGGGCCAGGAGCCTCTGCACGACCCGCAGCACGCGCGGGGCCGTGGGCGGGGAGGTGAGGTCGCCGCGGTGGAAGTAGGCGTCGCCGGCGTGCACCTGCCAGCCGTCGGCCACCTCGGGGTCGCGGACCGCGACGAGCGTGTGGCCACGGCTGTGGCCGGCCAACGGCACCATGAGCACGTCGTCGCCGAGCACGGTGACCGACTCGAAGCCGTGCCAGTCGTCGCCGCCATCGGCGTGGTGGGTGGCGAAGCGGGCGTCCTGCCACTGCACCGGGAGGTAGCGACCGTGCTCCATGCCGCGGGGGTGGCGGGCGGCCTCGAGCTCGGCGTCGTAGACGTGCACCGTGGCAGCCGGGAAGTCGCCGACCCCGCCGGCGTGGTCGAGGTCGAGGTGGGTCAGCACGATGTCGGTCACGTCGTCGGCCTGGTATCCCAGCGCCTGCACCTGGGCCAGGGCCGTCTCCTGCTCGCGCAGCGCGGGGCGCATCATCGCCCGGAACGCGCGCCCGAGCCGCACCGAGTGGGCCACGTCGGCGGTGCCGAAGCCGGTGTCGACCAGCAGCAGTCCCTCGGGTCGCTCGACGAGCAGGACGTGGGCCACCATCGGCCCGACCAGGCGGGGGGCGAAGGACGCGCAGTTGAGGTGACGGATCACGGATGCATCGTGGCAGAACACCCTCGCGCCGTGGAGGGCCGCGACCGCGGGCCGCGGCCCCTCCGTACGCTGGACGGGTGCGGACCCTGCTGACCCCGAGGATGCTCGGCGCACACCTGCTCGCGCTGATCGCCATGGGGGCTGCGGTCGCGCTGGGCCTGTGGCAGTACGACGCGTGGCAGGAGCGTCGCTCGGCCGAGGCCGTCGACCTGACCCAGGACGACCCGCTGCCGCTGACCGACGTGATCGGCCCGAGCGACGGGTTCCCGGGCGATCGGGTGGGCCAGCCGGTGACCCTGGCCGGCACCTGGGTGCCCGATGCCACGGTGCTGATCTCGGGTCGGGTGCGCGACGGCGTCGACGGCTTCTGGGTCGTCACGCCGGTCGAGGTCGCCGATGCCGCCGTACCGGTGGTGCGGGGGTGGGTCGCCACGGCCGCCGACGCACCCGCTCCGCCCACCGGCAGTGCCGACCTGGTCGGCTGGTTGCAGCCGCCCGAGGGCAGCGGCGCGGTCGACGACGACCCCACCGACGACGTCTTCCCGCAGCTGCGGGTGGCCGACCTGGTGCAGCGCCTGGACGGTGACGTCTACAGCGCGTACGCCGTCGCGCAGGACGGCGTCGGCGGCCTGCCCGCCGCCGACCTGGAGGAGCTGCCCGACGCCGGTCGCTTCACCGCGCTGCGCAACCTGCTCTACGCCCTCGAGTGGTGGGTGTTCGCCGGATTCGCCGGGTTCATCTGGTGGCGCTTCGTGCGCGACGCCCAGGCCGAGGAGCGCATCGACCACCCGGTAGCGTCGGGAGCGTGAAGCTCTTCTCGGCCTACCGCGTGCTGGCCCTCGTCGTCGGGGTGCTGCTGGCCTTCTGCACCGTCGTCGCGCTGATGAAGTACCTGCTGCCCGACGGCAGCAGCCTGCAGCAGTTCGGGTCCGACGCCAGCGTCATGTGGGCCGTGCACGGCTGGGTCTTCATGATCTACGTCGTCGTGGCCTTCCTGCTGTCGCGCCGGGCCGGCTGGACCCCCCAGTTCACGATCCTTGCCCTGGTCGCCGGGCTCGTGCCCTTGCTGATCTTCTGGGTCGAGCACCGCGTCGCGGCGCGGGTCAAGGCCGAAAACCCAGAGCTCGCCGGCACCGCCTGAGCGGTACCGGCGAGCGGTGGGTGCTGCGCGGTCGAGCCCTACTTCGTGGCGTCGGGGTCGATCTCGACGACCTCGGCTGGCTCGTCCGGCGTGGTGACGACGTGCGGCGTCTCGGTGGCGTCGGCGATGGCCTCGCCGGGCCCGGCGCCAGCGGGGTCGTCGGTCGGCGTGACCGGCGACGGCGTGGCCGCCGCGGTGGCGGTCGGCGCAGGGGTCGGCGTGTAGGAGGACTGCCAGTTGTCGCTCTGGCCGCCGCCCTGGAGCTTCTTGGCGACGTAGGCCGCCACGGCACCGAGCAGCGCCACGACCGCGAGGGTCTTGATCTTGCTGCGCTTCTTGGGCTTCTCGCCCTTGACCTGGGCGACCTTGGCCTCGGCCAGGGTGCGCGCGGCGGTGGCCTTCTCGCTGGCGAGGGCGGCGCCGGACGCCACCAGCGGCGCTGCCTTGGCGCGCGCGTCGGCGAGCACGGGGGCAGCCTTGTCGCGGGCGTCGGCGAGTACCGGGACGGCCTTGTCGCGGGCATCGACCAGGGCGGGCACTGCCTTGTCCTTGGCGTCGGTCAGCGCGGGGACGGCGGTGTCCTGGACGAAGTCCTTGGCCTGGCCGTAGGCAGCCTCGACGTGGGGGCGCAGGGCGTCGACGTAGTCGCTTGCCTGGTCGCGCGCCTGGTCGACCAGTGACTTCTTCTTGCGGAGTCCCATGTCGAGCCTCCCTTTCCGGGCCTTGCGGCCTGCTGCGGGCTTGGGACTCCACCCAACCACGGGGCCACCGGCAGCGACCACCCCAGGTCGGGTGAGGACGGCGTGGCAGGATCGACCCGACCATCGTCAGGCACGACAACCGCACACGCGAAAGGGAGTCATGGCGGACCTTCAGGCCATCCTCAAGACCAACCGGGGCGACATCACGATCACCCTGTTCCCGAACCACGCCCCCGAGACGGTCGAGAACTTCACCGGTCTCGCGACCGGTGAGAAGGCCTACTCGACGCCCAACGGGCGCAGCGGGCCGTTCTACGACGGGCTCGTCTTCCACCGGGTCATCTCCGGCTTCATGATCCAGGGCGGCTGCCCGACCGGCACCGGCACCGGCGGCCCGGGCTACCAGTTCAAGGACGAGTTCCACCCCGAGCTCGTCTTCGACAAGCCCTACCTGCTCGCGATGGCCAACGCCGGACCGGGCACCAACGGCTCGCAGTTCTTCATCACGGTCGGCAAGACCCCTCACCTCAACCGCAAGCACACGATCTTCGGCGAGGTGGCCGACCAGGCCTCCCGCGACGTCGTCGACGCGATCGCGACCACCAAGGTCGGGGCGGGCGACCGCCCCGTCGACCCGGTCGTCATCGAGTCGGTCGAGATCACCGGCGGCGAGGGCTAGGACCCCGATGTCCGAGCCCGCACCCGGCGTGACGGTCTGCTACCGGCACGCCGGGCGCGAGGCCAACATCCGCTGTCAGCGCTGTGAACGTCCCATCTGCACCGAGTGCATGCGGGACGCGGCCGTCGGGTTCCAGTGCCCGTCGTGCATCAAGGAGGGCGCCCGGTCGACCCGCCAGGTCGTCGGCCCCTACGGCGGCACCCGGTCGAGCAACCCGGCGCTGACGTCGTACGTGCTGATCGGGATCAACCTGGCCGTCTGGCTCGGCGTGATCGCGACCGGGTGGCACTCGAGCCGGCTGCCCGGGCTGCTCGGCCTGGCCCCGCGCGGGTTGTGCGAGTCGGTCGCGGAGCCCGGCCGCTTCTACAGCAACGCCGCGTCGCAGGCGCTGTGCTCGGGTAGCGACATGCGGTGGGTGCCCGGCGTGGCCGACGGCGCCTACTGGCAGCTGGTCACCAGCATGTTCCTGCACATCGAGATCTGGCACATCGCCGCCAACATGCTGTCGCTCTACATGCTCGGACCCACGGTCGAGGCGGCCCTGGGACGGACCCGCTTCCTGGCGGTCTACCTCATCGGCGGGCTCGCCGGCGGCGTGACCGCGTTCTGGCTGTCGGCGTCCGACGGCTTCACGCTCGGTGCGTCCGGGGCGATCTACGCCGTCTTCGGCGCCCTCGCGATCCTCGTGCTGAAGGTGGGGGGCGACCTCCGGCCGATCGGGATCAACCTCGCGATCAACCTCGTCATCACCTACGCCGTCCCCAACATCTCCTGGCAGGCCCACCTCGGCGGGTTGCTCGGCGGTCTGGTGGTGACCGCGATCATCGTCTACGCCCCGCGCGGCGTACGACGTCCGACGATCCAGTGGTCGGCGCTCTTCGGCGTCACCGCCCTGATCGTCCTGGCCGTGGTGCTCAGGTCGGCCGCGCTCGCCTGAGCTCTGTCCACAGCTGTGGACAGACCGGTGGACAACTACACCGTTGTTATTCGTTCCACAGGTGGGGATAACCCTGTGGATAACTACGGCGGCGACGGGTCCGGTCGGACGGCCGGATTCCGGGTCGTGTGCCTGACGTCGGTCCCCGGACCGCTATGGGGCACACGCCTCTGAGCCGGACGCCCGATGCCACGCGCACCGGCACGGGCCATGATCGCCGGCCCCGGGGAGCCTGTGGATGACGCGCACGCACCACCCCGGTCAGCGCGCACCATGACGCGATGGACAGCACCGACCCGGACCGACGACTCCGCACCGCACGCCGGGCGTGGGGAGAGCGGGACCTCGCCGTCCTGGTCGCCGACCAGGCGGGCATCGTCGCCCGCCGCCAGCTGACCGCGACCGGGGTCGACCGGGACGCGGTCGAGGCCAACATCGCCGCGCGCCGATCGATCGGCTGGTGATCCGGTGCTCGGGTCACGAGCTGCGCCACGAACCGACCGAGGTCGCGCTCGATCTCATCGCGCTCGGTGTACCGGGTCAGCTGCTCGACTCGGTCGCCTGACTCCGCTTGGGAGATGGGGTCGTGTGTCTGGCGGTGGGTCGGGGACCGGTGTCAGGCACACGAC
The Nocardioides plantarum genome window above contains:
- a CDS encoding DLW-39 family protein, producing MKKILLIALAAAGAVVARKKITEGRTEQALWAEATDAVTKSR
- a CDS encoding DUF3566 domain-containing protein; protein product: MPGPSDTAVRAGLAERIQAKLSSATQSGEGKGRAKGAESRGPATAASTKRSRSRGPRRARLRLTRVDPWSVMKTAFLLSIAFGIVTVVAVAMIWEVIGAAGVWTSINDTVKEVIDEPGTADFNIEDYVGTQRVLGFTMLVAAVDVILITAIATLAAFLYNMSAALLGGIEVTLAEDN
- the gyrA gene encoding DNA gyrase subunit A, whose translation is MTETPTTPPGGRIEPVELQTSMQRAYIDYAMAVIVGRALPDVRDGLKPVHRRVLYAMYDGGYRPDRGYSKCSRVVGDVMGQYHPHGDTAIYDTLVRLAQPWVMRAPLVHGQGNFGSPGNDSAAAMRYTECRMAPLALEMVRDINEDTVDFQPNYDGRSQEPVVLPARFPNLLVNGSAGIAVGMATSIPPHNLREVADGARWALEHPDASREELQDALIERIKGPDFPNGALIVGRQGIEQAYRTGRGSVTQRAVIEVDEDAKGRTCLVITELPYMVNPDNLAVKIADLADTGKVQGIADVRDDTSDRTGQRLVVVLKRDGVARVVLNNLLKHTELQTNFSANMLALVDGVPRTLSIDQFISNWVAHQIEVIQRRTRYRLREAEERAHILRGLVKALDALDEVIALIRRSPEVDDARQGLIALLDIDELQANAILDMQLRRLAALERQKIIDQLAEIEVLIADLEDILANEARQRQIISDELTEVVDKYGDERRTQIIAADGDLSMEDLIPDEELVVSITRGGYAKRTLRHQYRTQKRGGKGVRGATLRGDDVVEHFIATTNHHWLLFFTTAGRVYRTKAYNLPEASRDAKGGHVAGLLSFQPDESIAQVLAIRDYDQMPYLVLATRAGLVKKTRLGDYNSPRQAGVIAINFRQDDDELIGAELVGPDDEILLVSRRGQAVRFKADDGQLRPMGRATSGVTGMATGEDDSVLSMSVIRADQAAVEDAEESAEVKIQYVFTMTDGGYAKRSRINEYRLTNRGTKGVRAMGLTNADRGGLVGAFIVEDGDEVMSITATGQVVRSPINADFRPLGRSAQGVKFVTPKKGDTVNVVARSVEAKVAEEEGIAEEPEPGAEERVDGLEVSADVVADDTIADEMSATDAPDPGEDEA
- a CDS encoding DUF3817 domain-containing protein; amino-acid sequence: MKLFSAYRVLALVVGVLLAFCTVVALMKYLLPDGSSLQQFGSDASVMWAVHGWVFMIYVVVAFLLSRRAGWTPQFTILALVAGLVPLLIFWVEHRVAARVKAENPELAGTA
- a CDS encoding rhomboid family intramembrane serine protease, which gives rise to MSEPAPGVTVCYRHAGREANIRCQRCERPICTECMRDAAVGFQCPSCIKEGARSTRQVVGPYGGTRSSNPALTSYVLIGINLAVWLGVIATGWHSSRLPGLLGLAPRGLCESVAEPGRFYSNAASQALCSGSDMRWVPGVADGAYWQLVTSMFLHIEIWHIAANMLSLYMLGPTVEAALGRTRFLAVYLIGGLAGGVTAFWLSASDGFTLGASGAIYAVFGALAILVLKVGGDLRPIGINLAINLVITYAVPNISWQAHLGGLLGGLVVTAIIVYAPRGVRRPTIQWSALFGVTALIVLAVVLRSAALA
- the gyrB gene encoding DNA topoisomerase (ATP-hydrolyzing) subunit B — translated: MPESTSEPVEPTEPTPSLPSPEETAEELRTGLRSNTVDAEYGASSIQVLEGLEAVRKRPGMYIGSTGERGLHHLIWEVVDNAVDESLAGHCDRIVLTLLADGGVRVEDNGRGIPTDTAPGQELPALTLALTVLHAGGKFGGGGYKVSGGLHGVGISVVNALSSRVVAEVKNRGHRWRQEFAIGDPTGPLEEVGTMADGERTGTTITFYPSPTIFETTTFSLETITTRIREYAFLNKGLEIVVRDERVGSDAVADAAGDDLSTDGSDAEAADQPDALGTAATGGTEQIFKYDRGLVDYVEHLNRSKIPANPSVISFEAETPESAENHMSLEIAMQWNTTYSESVHTFANTINTHEGGTHEEGFRAALTTLINNAGSEWGLMKKPEDRVSGDDIREGLTAIISIKLGEPQFEGQTKTKLGNTEAKGFTQRIVNDQLKMWLEQNPAEGKDIVRKAQAAAQARQAAKKARELARSRKGLLGGGGLPGKLSDCQSNRPEECEVFIVEGDSAGGSARQGRDPRIQAILPIRGKILNVEKARIDKVLGNTEVQSIISALGTGIQEEYNVDKLRYHKVVLMADADVDGHHINTLLLTLLFRFMRPLIEGGYVYMAQPPLYRIRWTGPPSDHEFVYSDAERDTMMAHGLENGRKLPKENPVQRYKGLGEMNAKELWETTMDPEQRLMLQVTLDDAAHADEIFSILMGEDVEQRRSFIQRNAKDVRFLDI
- a CDS encoding MBL fold metallo-hydrolase translates to MIRHLNCASFAPRLVGPMVAHVLLVERPEGLLLVDTGFGTADVAHSVRLGRAFRAMMRPALREQETALAQVQALGYQADDVTDIVLTHLDLDHAGGVGDFPAATVHVYDAELEAARHPRGMEHGRYLPVQWQDARFATHHADGGDDWHGFESVTVLGDDVLMVPLAGHSRGHTLVAVRDPEVADGWQVHAGDAYFHRGDLTSPPTAPRVLRVVQRLLAQDDVVRRANQARLRELVQADHPGLRIFSAHDPVELAAFTDA
- a CDS encoding peptidylprolyl isomerase yields the protein MADLQAILKTNRGDITITLFPNHAPETVENFTGLATGEKAYSTPNGRSGPFYDGLVFHRVISGFMIQGGCPTGTGTGGPGYQFKDEFHPELVFDKPYLLAMANAGPGTNGSQFFITVGKTPHLNRKHTIFGEVADQASRDVVDAIATTKVGAGDRPVDPVVIESVEITGGEG
- a CDS encoding SURF1 family protein; protein product: MRTLLTPRMLGAHLLALIAMGAAVALGLWQYDAWQERRSAEAVDLTQDDPLPLTDVIGPSDGFPGDRVGQPVTLAGTWVPDATVLISGRVRDGVDGFWVVTPVEVADAAVPVVRGWVATAADAPAPPTGSADLVGWLQPPEGSGAVDDDPTDDVFPQLRVADLVQRLDGDVYSAYAVAQDGVGGLPAADLEELPDAGRFTALRNLLYALEWWVFAGFAGFIWWRFVRDAQAEERIDHPVASGA